agaacacgcagaaaagagaaagacgtgtgacGTGTCATATTTTACATAAGaattgtagatgatgggcaaaattcccaaaagtGCAggattcctttaaaaaaaatcaattaccATTTTCAGGGAATGATGAATAATATAAAGgagatttgtgttattttgcgcTTCTTCGGTGTGAAAAGGAAAAACACTGACCTCCCTAAATCTGTGTCAATTTAAATTTGTGTcacatatttaatttaattgaaataaagtaaataagcTTCACTTAAAAGGTGACCATTAAGTGTTCTGTGCTATCTGATATCTGGCCAATATCATGATTGCATTGTAATGGAAATGTGAACCGTTACGCAAACTGCAagacaaacaataacaaaataagtTGTCTGGTCTTGCTCACACACCTCAACATGCCACTGCTTGCCCATGGCATTGACAACGCGGCCCTCAATTGGTCTCCTGCAAGCGCCGCAAATAGGCACCCCCATCTTGTCGTGGCAGGGCAAACAGAAGAGTTCACCTTTCAGTTCCCTGGCTTCAGCTGTCAGTTCCTTCCTGGGGACAATGTAGCAGAAACTAGTTATTCTACTGGGGAGACAGCTGGTACACATTGTCAAATGTCAGCCATGGGCACTGCCACATTTCCacatagatgtatagagtaaaGAGAAAGAACTGACCCACAGTTGTTGCAGTTAAAGTGGTCTGGATGGTAAGGATCATTTTTAAAGATCAGTGGCTGTTCTTCAATGATGGCATGGCACTTCTGGCAGATGTACTTGCCCAGGCCACGAGCCTTTTCCCGATTATGACACGGGCGACACAGGTGCCTGGAGTATGAAGTACATTTACCACAGTCAAGGTGGAAcatgcaggtaaaaaaaaattatgacttgACTGACTGCAGTCACTTCATTGTGTGTAAGTAGTGAGCTTGCAGTTGGCGGTTTAAATATAACCACTTGGAATACAGGCTGTCAAAATGTTCCACTGCGACGGGATACACACCTGCCAGCATTTTTGACAAACCCCACATCTGCAAGCACAGCCTGGCAGATGTCACAACAgaagcagtcagggtgccaacTGTTATTCATGGCCTTAATGACGCGACCGATGATGAACTCACCTGAAGAAGACCACAAGCGATAGTTTAGGGCATAAATCAGGGCATTTTAGGAGAGTTGTGACACAGTTGGGGGAAAATACCCATATTAACTGAATTTGCACCTGCACAATGGTATTCACATTGCCTAACTGAAGATGTAAATCTCTCCAGCAACAGTTCATTGTTCACAGTGGTTCTCTCTAAACACGGCTTATATCATCACACTGTACATTTACACCTTGTTTTTTAATATAGCGCTAAAAGCGCctaaagcgcttcacaatgaagtgaacccattattcattcactcctcagtcacacactggtggtggtggtaatgTACATTTGTAGTggcagctgccctggggtagtctgacgaaAACATGACTGCCAGTATGGCCTcttcgaccaccaccaaacattcattcacattcatacgcCAGTGTGGgcggcactggaggcaaggtggatgaagtgtcttgcccagggacacaacgacagtgacTTGGTGGAGGCACCGAGGATCGAGccaccaaccttccggtttctggacgaatTGCTCTACCTCCTGCCAccgtttacacttgtattacccaatatagtagacataataaaagtaaataagctatttaagaaacaaataagactcgtgctcgtctGTGTTGCTACAAACTATTCCCTGAGGGAGCTGAGTGACAGGTAGACAGGAAGcgacgtcggaggttcagagctgagtttcatcttgccgtTGGTTACGaccgcaacagtaacccgtgtttttattagggataatTGTGCCTGTGGtgacataattcaaacctgcaataaaagcctgttgttctggttaTCAAGTCtcgtgattgtgtgtctcaccgaacatttcagtaacattactgacacctagcaactagtgtagaaaaaaaacgcaacattagcttaaatatgcatatgtgttgactaataatacaGCGTATTCACCCACAAAGTGTCCTGTGAATGTAACATTTGTAGTTCATGATGCCTCTGATGTGACGCATAGTGTACAATACTCACCACACTGCCGACAGCAAGGAGCAAAGAGCATCTGAAAATCATGTTCACAGTATTTTCTGCCTTCGAACTATAAAGGAAAGAAGATAAAAGAGTTTCCACCGAAAGAAAAactatacaaaataaataacatgctTGATTATTACGAGGCTTGAAAGTTGGGACTGTATACCTCATAGAAAAGTCCCTCCGGAAACTGCTGGAAACACTGGGCGCAAACGAAGCACTGCTCATGGTACAGCTCTCCGTTGCTGTTGACTATCTTCTCAGTGGCAGCAAAGCCACTCTTACATCGCTCACAGGCCGCACTGGCCAGGGCATTGGCGATGCTGTTGCATGGCAAGGATAGCAAATGCAGCATTAGTACATGACTACCATAGACACAGCTGATAGAACTAGAATAAAAGCTACTATGTTGTTTGTTCCAGGACTTGTCACTGAGGAGGATGGAAATATTTAGGGTCAGATGAGGCAGGAGGAAAGCTAAATTACTCACTGCAAAATCATTACCTAATTTGGTAAGGAATAGACAGAGGCACTGGGATGTGGCTgcagtacaaatacaaaaactcCCACATTCAGTACCTACACTTAGGATCAGCATGGCACCAGTAGTATTGTAAAGATTACTTGACTGTCAtcattataatttttaaaagttttcatTCGTACATTCTACCTGCTCCATATTAACAAAGTGTTGACATCTCAACACAAGGATAAAGGCGATGATAGATAGTTGCTAATCAGCTTGCTAACTAGGTAACTTTTGGCCGAGTATGAGTAAAACATAAACAGCCATTAGCTTTAGAGTAAAGTTCTTATCAAAATGGAAAGTTTATTGCTATCATTGTGAGTACAATCACGTTTTGTAAGATCACAGAAGACGTTAGCTTTAGCTTGCTAGCGCTATTCTCTTAATTCGTGTGTgctagctaatgttagcaataGCAATGTGAACACTCACTTGCCCGTCATTCCAGCCACCCCCAGCATCACCTCTTCACATCCAAAATTTGATAAATTTATCTTGGTAACGGATGTGATTTGAGTGCTCCTTTCTCTAGGTTTTCTGGAATGGGGAGTAGCCTTGTCCGGGGCTTGCTACAACAGGCGACAGACCTCCCACTCGTCATCGGGTTGGAAGCCCAACCGCATCCAGCAGCTGCTAATGAATGAAGAATGCATTGTGATCCTGTTGGGTATGTAAGGTTTCCATGGAGTCAAATCATGTGTAAAATATCTACGTGTGTGTTTTGGGTTGACCGTGCTATTTCCTGCCATGTAGTCAACCGTAACACCTCATGAACACAAATTGTAAACAGCAATAAACGCACCACAGGAACACGCATGTTTTCACAACAGCAGGGGGCATCTTCAATGAAGCGAGCTTGGAAGTCAGGTGAC
The sequence above is a segment of the Dunckerocampus dactyliophorus isolate RoL2022-P2 chromosome 3, RoL_Ddac_1.1, whole genome shotgun sequence genome. Coding sequences within it:
- the LOC129178314 gene encoding LIM and senescent cell antigen-like-containing domain protein 1 isoform X3 — its product is MLGVAGMTGNIANALASAACERCKSGFAATEKIVNSNGELYHEQCFVCAQCFQQFPEGLFYEFEGRKYCEHDFQMLFAPCCRQCGEFIIGRVIKAMNNSWHPDCFCCDICQAVLADVGFVKNAGRHLCRPCHNREKARGLGKYICQKCHAIIEEQPLIFKNDPYHPDHFNCNNCGKELTAEARELKGELFCLPCHDKMGVPICGACRRPIEGRVVNAMGKQWHVEHFVCAKCEKPFLGHRHYERKGLAYCETHYNQLFGDVCYHCNRVIEGDVVSALNKAWCVSCFSCSTCNTKLTLKNKFVEFDMKPVCKKCYEKFPLELKKRLKKLAESLGRKGGLANCL
- the LOC129178314 gene encoding LIM and senescent cell antigen-like-containing domain protein 1 isoform X2, with amino-acid sequence MLGVAGMTGNIANALASAACERCKSGFAATEKIVNSNGELYHEQCFVCAQCFQQFPEGLFYEFEGRKYCEHDFQMLFAPCCRQCGEFIIGRVIKAMNNSWHPDCFCCDICQAVLADVGFVKNAGRHLCRPCHNREKARGLGKYICQKCHAIIEEQPLIFKNDPYHPDHFNCNNCGKELTAEARELKGELFCLPCHDKMGVPICGACRRPIEGRVVNAMGKQWHVEHFVCAKCEKPFLGHRHYERKGLAYCETHYNQLFGDVCYHCNRVIEGDVVSALNKAWCVSCFSCSTCNTKLTLKDKFVEIDLKPVCKHCYECMPEELKRRLARRERDTKDRKKKPAASQ
- the LOC129178314 gene encoding LIM and senescent cell antigen-like-containing domain protein 1 isoform X1, coding for MLGVAGMTGNIANALASAACERCKSGFAATEKIVNSNGELYHEQCFVCAQCFQQFPEGLFYEFEGRKYCEHDFQMLFAPCCRQCGEFIIGRVIKAMNNSWHPDCFCCDICQAVLADVGFVKNAGRHLCRPCHNREKARGLGKYICQKCHAIIEEQPLIFKNDPYHPDHFNCNNCGKELTAEARELKGELFCLPCHDKMGVPICGACRRPIEGRVVNAMGKQWHVEHFVCAKCEKPFLGHRHYERKGLAYCETHYNQLFGDVCYHCNRVIEGDVVSALNKAWCVSCFSCSTCNTKLTLKNKFVEFDMKPVCKKCYEKFPLELKKRLKKLAESLGRKFFELLAKL